The region GGCGGTTGACCGTCACATAAGTCTGCCAGGCGACCACGTCGTACCGGGTCCGCTCGATGAAGTAGTGACTCATGGGCCACAGGGCGCGGTTGGAAAATCCGTGGTAGAAGTCGCGCACTTCCGCCTCACTCAGGCGCAGGCGCTGCAGCCGGTACCGCGGGTTGTCCTGCGGCAGCTGCACCTCCCTGACGTCCGGGTGCGCTTCGCCCCAGGCGATCCAGGTACCGCCGGTGTGCTGCAGGGCCGGGTCCAGTGCAGCCGTCAGTCCCCCGATAGAGGGCACCCAGTCCAGTCCACCATCATCCCGGGACCGCGGCGCATATGGTTCCCGGTTAGAGACGACAATCAATGCCATGCGGTCTGCCGGGTGGCGCCGGCCCCGCTCCTGCCGCCGGTGATGCATTTCTTTTCAAACATCGTCATGCAGGTTTCCTCCCTGAGGTGTGCAGTCTCGTCATGCCTGCAGTTGGCTGACACAGTAGGCCGCGCACGCCTCTGACGCCTGATAGTTCCCTTGACCTTCCGGTAACGTGCCCAGGTCAGGGCGGCGCAGATGAGCTTTGGCAGGCAACACACCAGGTAGACGCCGAATTCATCTGGCCAAGAGTTCGCGGCGCAGGGCCACCACAATGGCTACGTCATACCAGGCTGGCATGATCAGCCGCAGAAAAAAGCCATGCCGGGACATCAGAGTCTGCCCGCTCCACGCCCGGGGCCAACAGGTTTCTTTGTCGCTACAGACGCGCAGGTCAGGGCGTCTGACTGTCAGCCGGGAGTGGTGACTTGCCCAGCAGCCCCCTGCTCCACAACACCTGTGTTGCTGGCCCAGGCATCCACATCAGGAGCACGACCATCACGCCATAGAACGGCAGATGGTTGATCAGTTCGGTCGTGTCGAAGACCGTCAGAGTAAGGTTGAAAAACACCCATGCCAGCGCGCTGATCTCGCGCGTGAAAATGTTGAAGACCAGGAAAAGCCCAATCAGCAGCTCCGTGCCTCCTGCTCCGGCAAGAAACAGACTGTCTGGTAAGGGGATGCCCACCTGCGAAACAAAATTCAGGGGGTACTGCTGGATGAACGCTGTGGCCAGCGGCGCATTGGCCAGTTTTTCCGTTAAAGCCACCACGATCAGACTGAGGCCGGTTCCGATCCGCAGTGCATTGACCGCCTGATTCATCATTCCAGGAGAGGGCATGGACTTCGGCAGCAGGACACGGTCTACCGACACGGGGCCACGGCCTGCCAGAAAGAAGAAGGCCGCAATGCCCAGGTAATGCAGGTTCTCCAGCATGGGCTGGATGCCCAGCAATACCAGGCCTATAAGCCAGAGCGCCGCAAGGACCACAGCAGCGATCCGCGTGAACAACCCGTAGAAGAGGGCGAGGGCAATGCTGATCTGAAGAAGGCCCAGCACGCTGGGAGGCAGATTGTTGTTAGGTGAGAACAGCTGAGTCTGCATGCCATTGATCAGCAAAGGAACAGCAACATGAACAGCGAGGAGGAGGGGAAGCAGGCCATACAGCATACTCAGCGGGCCCTCCTTGGCTCCGAAAGCAGCCGGCCCAGGCAGAAATCCCCGTCCTCCACGACGCGATTGCAGCCACGCGGCTCCCAGTGTGGTCAGGATCACCAGAGCTGTGACGATCAGCGGGAGGGGTTGAAGAAAAGACGCCCAGCTCGGCAGGTATGCTTTGGCATCCACAAACCATGACTTGTGGGCAGCTGCGGTAGAGACTACGGAGAGCATCACCAGGAAAAACATCAGGAACAGCCGGCTGATCATCACTTCTCTCCTGGGAAACAGCGCGCGATCGATATGGTCACAAAGAGCGTGTCAGGCTACGAGCTCTTAGGCCACTCCGACGGAAGGAACAGGCATGGACTGTGCGCTCTGTTGCACCTGCATAATTTCTTTGGAGAGCTACAGAGTGATATGCAGTGCACCCGTAATTGGATGACTGCCTGCATCAATGATTTAGATCTTTTTAAGATTCTGAGAAATCCCCAGTACTGCCGAGCTGTTCTGCCAAGGGGCGGCAAGCTGTCGGCTCAAAGCGGCGGCTCAAGCAAAGCTGCCCATAGCCCCTTGAAAGGAACCTTGAAGCTGACAGCGTCACAAGTGCCCGGCCCTTGCTGTCCTGATCAGGGCCGGGCTCAGGGAAACCTGTGATGCCTTATATCTCAGCCAGGAGACCACGTCCATGAAGGACATCAGGTGTACACGAGGCACCGGAACGACGCACTGCGATGTTCTTCTGGGTGAGACGGTTCAGATCGAAGACAACATCACCGGCTACAAGAGCGGTCTACGCGTCCGTCGTGCACTCGGCCTCCCCTTTCTGGGCTCACCCTGCAATGCCCGGTCCCGGGGTCCAGCGTATGCGTAGAGGGCTGTCTCTTCAGTGCCGGGAGGCGCCTCTGGGCATACTCAGACCTAATCCGGTCAGGAAGCCGCCGATGGTCGTCAGGGCAGCCATCAGCAGGATCTGCTGATTGGGATTGGCGCCCTCATTGCTTTTGTTGGCATAGGCCACTGCATGCAGCTGATTGATATCGATGACGTTCTTGCCCAGAAAGACCAGGCCCACGATAAGCACAATCAGGCCGATCAGCAGCAGCAGGCGGGACAGAACTCTCATGCACGCATCGTAAGCGCTGGTCGTTTGCCCGGGGGTTTATGGTTCCCTTACCAGCTCAGGCCACGGGTATAGGTCGGAATGCGGTACACCCCCGTGGTGGCGGTGACAGTCAGGTCGGTTCCCTGCGGCCCACCAAAGCACAGATTGCTCACGGTTTCCGGAACCAGCACCCGGCCCAGTTCCTGACCTTCTGGCGTCAGCACATGCACCCCGTCGCCGGCACTGCTCCAGATGCGGCCCTGCTCGTCAATACGCAGTCCGTCGGTCTTGCCGGGACT is a window of Deinococcus deserti VCD115 DNA encoding:
- a CDS encoding DoxX family membrane protein produces the protein MISRLFLMFFLVMLSVVSTAAAHKSWFVDAKAYLPSWASFLQPLPLIVTALVILTTLGAAWLQSRRGGRGFLPGPAAFGAKEGPLSMLYGLLPLLLAVHVAVPLLINGMQTQLFSPNNNLPPSVLGLLQISIALALFYGLFTRIAAVVLAALWLIGLVLLGIQPMLENLHYLGIAAFFFLAGRGPVSVDRVLLPKSMPSPGMMNQAVNALRIGTGLSLIVVALTEKLANAPLATAFIQQYPLNFVSQVGIPLPDSLFLAGAGGTELLIGLFLVFNIFTREISALAWVFFNLTLTVFDTTELINHLPFYGVMVVLLMWMPGPATQVLWSRGLLGKSPLPADSQTP